One window of the Salvia splendens isolate huo1 chromosome 1, SspV2, whole genome shotgun sequence genome contains the following:
- the LOC121811128 gene encoding amino acid permease 3-like — protein MAKMSHENHSVAVNVPPQVGSKCYDDDGRLKRTGSVWTASAHIITAVIGSGVLSLAWATAQLGWVAGPTVMLLFAFVTYYTSVLLATCYRTGDPDNGKRNYTYMDAVRSNLGGFQVKVCGAVQYMNLFGVAIGYTIAASISMMAIERSNCFHSKGDASPCRVSSNPYMIAFGVMEIIFSQIPDFDQIWWLSIVAAVMSFTYSTIGLGLGIGKVAESGKVMGSMTGISIGTVVGAQTIDETQKIWKSFQALGAIAFAYSYSLILIEIQDTIKSPPSEYKTMKKATLLSVAVTTVFYMLCGCFGYAAFGDLSPGNLLTGFGFYNPYWLLDIANAAIVIHLIGAYQVYCQPLFAFVEKTAAEWFPDSKLIGREIALPIPGFRYKVTVFRLVWRSMFVVLTTVISMLMPFFNDVVGILGSFGFWPLTVYFPVEMYIVQKKIPKWSSRWICLQMLSAACLVISIAAAVGSFAGVVADLKTYKPFKTSY, from the exons ATGGCG AAGATGAGTCATGAGAATCATAGCGTAGCGGTGAATGTGCCGCCGCAGGTCGGCTCCAAGTGCTACGACGACGACGGCCGCCTCAAACGGACTG GCTCTGTTTGGACGGCGAGCGCTCATATCATCACGGCGGTTATCGGCTCGGGAGTTCTGTCGTTGGCTTGGGCCACGGCGCAGCTGGGTTGGGTCGCCGGCCCGACCGTTATGTTGTTGTTTGCTTTCGTTACGTATTACACTTCCGTCCTTCTCGCCACGTGCTACCGAACTGGCGATCCGGATAACGGCAAACGAAACTACACATATATGGACGCCGTTAGGTCCAATCTCG gtGGTTTTCAAGTGAAGGTATGTGGAGCGGTTCAGTACATGAATCTGTTTGGAGTTGCGATCGGTTACACCATTGCTGCATCTATAAGCATGAT GGCGATTGAGAGATCGAATTGCTTCCACAGCAAAGGCGACGCGAGTCCGTGCAGAGTTTCGAGTAATCCTTACATGATTGCGTTTGGTGTTATGGAGATCATCTTCTCACAGATTCCCGATTTCGATCAGATATGGTGGCTCTCCATCGTCGCCGCTGTCATGTCCTTCACTTACTCCACCATCGGTTTAGGCCTCGGCATCGGAAAAGTTGCAG AATCGGGGAAGGTGATGGGGAGTATGACCGGAATCAGCATCGGAACAGTCGTCGGAGCTCAAACAATCGACGAAACACAGAAGATCTGGAAAAGCTTCCAAGCTCTCGGCGCCATAGCCTTCGCCTACTCCTACTCCTTAATCCTAATCGAGATTCAG GACACGATAAAATCGCCGCCGTCGGAGTACAAGACGATGAAGAAGGCAACGCTGCTAAGCGTGGCGGTCACCACCGTGTTCTACATGCTCTGCGGTTGCTTCGGGTACGCCGCCTTCGGCGACCTCTCCCCGGGAAACCTCCTGACCGGATTCGGGTTCTACAACCCGTACTGGCTCCTGGACATCGCCAACGCCGCGATCGTGATCCACCTCATCGGCGCGTACCAGGTGTACTGCCAGCCTCTGTTCGCATTCGTGGAGAAGACGGCGGCGGAGTGGTTCCCCGACAGCAAGCTCATCGGCAGAGAAATCGCTCTCCCCATCCCCGGCTTCCGCTACAAGGTCACCGTGTTCCGCCTCGTCTGGAGAAGCATGTTCGTGGTGCTCACCACCGTCATCTCGATGCTCATGCCGTTCTTCAACGACGTCGTCGGAATCCTCGGCTCCTTCGGATTCTGGCCGCTGACGGTCTACTTCCCGGTGGAGATGTACATTGTGCAGAAGAAGATTCCGAAGTGGAGCTCAAGGTGGATATGCCTGCAGATGCTGAGCGCCGCGTGTCTCGTCATATCAATCGCCGCCGCCGTCGGGTCTTTCGCCGGAGTTGTAGCGGATCTCAAGACGTACAAGCCGTTCAAGACTTCCTACTGA
- the LOC121795014 gene encoding cyclin-A1-4-like: MASAAGVRRSTTSSLAKRHASASDNTGKPASSASAAKKRPALANVTNQRVGSGSLNSGRVSAPESSKIVPCATKIVSIKKGSSVSSNGSFSGVFHPAATNSVKQSSVAAGRSSSSTKSNVAILEAGAASVTYSMNLSPDKSDSFSVSMDDSMSTCDSLKSPDVEYVDNNDPTEVDSIERKASNMLCISEPMDIGGVVCKRDELAALEAGGKIVNVDDNLEDPQLCATIACDIYKHLRASEAKKRPSASFMERVQKDINPSMRSILVDWLIEVSEEYRLVPDTLYLTVNYIDRYLSGNVMDRQRLQLLGVTCMMIASKYEEICAPQVEEFCYITDNTYVKEEVLQMESAVLNYLKFEMTAPTAKCFLRRFVRVAQGVNEAPLLQLECMANYVAELSLLEYSMLSFAPSLIAASSIFLARYILLPAKKPWNATLRHYTLYQPFELRDCVLALHGFCCNSSNSSLPAIREKYCQQKYKFVAKKYCPPSIPTEYFQNVSS, from the exons ATGGCGAGTGCGGCGGGAGTGAGGAGATCCACGACGTCGTCTCTGGCGAAGCGCCACGCTTCTGCTTCGGACAATACTGGGAAGCCGGCTTCGTCGGCCTCCGCCGCCAAGAAGCGACCGGCGCTTGCGAATGTCACTAATCAGAGGGTTGGGTCCGGTTCCTTGAATTCGGGGCGGGTTTCTGCACCCGAATCGTCCAAAATT GTGCCATGTGCCACCAAAATTGTGAGCATAAAGAAGGGATCTTCTGTTTCCTCCAATGGAAGCTTCTCTGGGGTTTTTCATCCTGCAGCAACCAATTCTGTCAAACAGAGCTCGGTTGCTGCAGGTAGATCATCGTCTTCAACGAAGAGCAATGTAGCCATTCTCGAGGCTGGTGCTGCCTCTGTTACATACAGCATGAATTTGTCTCCTGACAAATCAGACTCATTCTCTGTTTCAATGGATGATTCCATGTCCACTTGTGATTCTTTGAAAAGCCCCGATGTCGAGTATGTGGACAATAATGATCCAACTGAAGTGGATTCCATTGAGAGAAAGGCTTCAAACATGCTCTGCATTTCAGAACCCATGGATATTGGAG GGGTTGTATGCAAGCGGGACGAGCTAGCAGCATTGGAAGCCGGTGGCAAGATTGTCAACGTTGATGATAATCTCGAAGACCCACAGCTCTGTGCAACCATTGCTTGTGATATATACAAGCACTTGAGAGCATCTGAG GCAAAGAAAAGGCCTTCTGCTAGCTTCATGGAGAGGGTGCAGAAGGATATAAATCCTAGCATGCGATCAATTCTTGTTGATTGGCTCATTGAG GTATCTGAGGAATACAGACTAGTTCCTGACACGTTGTatctgactgtgaactatataGACCGTTATCTCTCCGGTAATGTCATGGACAGACAAAGATTACAGCTGCTCGGTGTAACTTGCATGATGATTGCCTC AAAATATGAAGAGATTTGTGCACCTCAGGTGGAGGAGTTCTGCTACATAACAGATAACACATATGTTAAGGAAGAGGTTCTGCAAATGGAATCTGCAGTCTTGAATTACTTGAAATTTGAAATGACAGCGCCAACAGCTAAATGTTTCTTGAG GAGGTTCGTCCGGGTTGCTCAAGGGGTAAACGAGGCTCCACTGTTGCAACTGGAGTGCATGGCTAACTATGTTGCGGAGCTGTCTCTGTTAGAGTACAGCATGTTGAGCTTCGCCCCATCGTTGATAGCAGCTTCATCGATTTTCTTGGCCAGATACATTCTCCTCCCTGCTAAGAAGCCATGG AACGCTACCTTGCGGCATTACACGCTCTACCAACCCTTTGAGCTACGCGATTGCGTGTTGGCGCTGCACGGTTTTTGCTGCAACAGTAGCAATTCAAGCCTGCCAGCAATTAGGGAGAAGTACTGCCAGCAAAAG TACAAATTTGTTGCAAAGAAATACTGCCCTCCATCAATACCAACAGAATACTTTCAGAATGTGAGCAGCTAG
- the LOC121811138 gene encoding replication factor C subunit 2-like, translated as MTPVLPSSQQWVEKYRPKQVKDVAHQEEVVRVLTNTLETTNCPHMLFYGPPGTGKTTTALAIAHQLYGPGLYKSRVLELNASDDRGINVVRTKIKNFAAVAVGTAHQGGYPCPPYKIIILDEADSMTEDAQNALRRTMETYSKVTRFFFICNYISRIIEPLASRCAKFRFKPLTEEIMTSRILYICNEEGLNLDSEALSTLSSISQGDLRRAITYLQGAARLFGSSITSKDLISVSGVIPDDVVQALFIACRSGDFDMADKEVKNVIAEGYPASQMLNHLYDVVVESDDIPDDQKARICKKFGEADKCLADGADEYLQLLDVASNITRALDNMPQEFPFGS; from the exons ATGACGCCTGTTTTGCCGAGCTCCCAGCAATGGGTCGAGAAATA TCGACCGAAGCAAGTGAAGGATGTTGCGCACCAAGAAGAGGTCGTTCGAGTTCTTACCAACACTTTGGAGACAAccaat TGTCCGCACATGCTATTTTATGGCCCTCCTGGCACTGGGAAAACGACTACAGCTCTTGCCATTGCTCATCAACTTTATGG GCCTGGGTTATACAAGTCTAGAGTACTCGAGCTGAATGCTAGTGATGATCGTGGGATAAATGTTGTTCGTACGAAAATAAAAAACTTCGCTGCTGTTGCTGTTGGCACTGCACATCAAGG TGGTTATCCTTGCCCACCTTATAAGATCATAATTCTTGATGAGGCTGACTCGATGACTGAAGATGCCCAG AATGCCTTGCGACGCACCATGGAGACATACTCAAAAGTTACAAGATTCTTCTTCATTTGTAACTACATCAGCAG AATTATAGAACCACTTGCATCTAGGTGCGCGAAATTCAGATTCAAACCACTTACAGAAGAAATTATGACATCTCGCATTCTATACATCTGCAACGAAGAAGGTCTTAACTTGGATTCAGAG GCTCTTTCAACCTTAAGTTCTATCTCTCAAGGTGATCTGCGTCGTGCTATAACATATCTACAA GGTGCTGCTCGCTTATTCGGATCCTCAATTACATCTAAGGACTTAATCAGCGTGTCTGGT GTCATCCCTGATGATGTTGTGCAGGCCCTCTTTATTGCTTGCAGAAGTGGTGATTTCGACATGGCTGATAAGGAAGTGAAAAATGTGATTGCTGAAGGCTATCCAGCTTCTCAGATGCTTAACCAT TTGTATGATGTAGTTGTCGAATCTGATGACATACCAGATGACCAGAAAGCAAGAATATGCAAGAAATTTGGAGAGGCAGATAAG TGTCTTGCAGATGGAGCAGACGAGTACTTGCAACTGTTGGACGTGGCTAGCAATATAACTCGTGCGCTCGATAATATGCCACAAGAGTTCCCTTTCGGTAGTTAG
- the LOC121744084 gene encoding uncharacterized protein LOC121744084, translating to MKNDDSFKKPGSIPFKWEIRPGVPKPPLNATGSLPASRSVSEPDYYSDLEISSRWFVSSRKTVPTSSPSIHGSSPPTRFRCGMGRGDRADIVPI from the exons atgaagaATGATGATTCCTTCAAGAAGCCCGGATCCATTCCCTTCAAATGGGAGATCCGACCCGGAGTCCCGAAGCCCCCCCTAAACGCAACCGGGTCGTTGCCAGCTT CTAGATCCGTATCCGAACCCGATTATTATTCGGATCTTGAGATCTCGTCGAGGTGGTTCGTTTCGAGTAGGAAAACAGTCCCGACGTCGTCTCCTTCCATTCACGGGTCATCGCCCCCGACCCGTTTCAGATGCGGAATGGGCAGG